Sequence from the Amaranthus tricolor cultivar Red isolate AtriRed21 chromosome 1, ASM2621246v1, whole genome shotgun sequence genome:
gACGTCACGATCACCATTATTGGCCACATATTTCATAATTCAGTCTAAATGGGTacttaatttaatcaaaaatttaatatagAAAAGTTAGAAGCTCAGGGTCACCACGTGGATTTACTATCTACCAcgtaaaaaaaccaaaaattcaaGGTCAtcgcataaaattattattattattattattattattattattattattattattattattattattattattacaacattaaattttttattttattttattcacaaacttattatctttttaattCGTCCATAGATTTTTTCTttcacttgttttttttttcaatttttttttatgttaatctAGCactctaacaaatcaaaatcaaagttTGCTATGATATACAAACACATTATAACAAAATCTACAATAACAAAAGTACTAACATTAGAAGccaaattatgaaaaataaattagaggtaaaattggtattatGAGAAATGAATAAAAGAGAATAGAATGATATGTTGAAGAAAAGTAAAGAAGACAACATTATCACATTATCATCAGGGAGAACGAGCAATATATTTGTCATACATCCAATAGGGTATATTTATTTACCCACAATGAGCTGATAAATTCCTCTATTCCTTAATATTCATCACTTAATAACTATTTTAATGTGTTTACAATAATTATATTCACTTAATTTATACTCAAATTAATAGTGTTATTTACTTTATTAGACTTTTATTACATATATAAAACTTTTATTTCCAATCCAACCAGGAACATAGTATCATTATCCACTAATACTTTGTCTAACTTATTGGATTAACGTATAAGTTTTACAATTGACAGGTATTATGCTACATACATGGAAGAAAAACACCCTGAAATTGAAACCTACGACGTACAATACACAACAAAATTAAGCGAATATAAACAATTGATATCCTCAGTAAAAGAGCAATCTCACAATGAGTGTAAACCCGTACAAAACTTACTCTTCTCCGAATGCAAATTAGGCATAAATGACTTGCCAAACCAATTCTACGATGTTGATTGGGATGTAATCCTCGTCGATGGTCCTCGGGGCCACTGGCAAGAGGCCCCGGGGAGAATGTCGACGATCTTTACCGCTGGCGTGTTAGCAAGGAGCAAAAAAGCCTCCGCACGGAGTGGGAAGACACATGTTTTTGTGCATGATTATAACTTGGACCCTCAAAGAATTTCAAGTGAAGAATTTTTGTGCAAGGAaaatttagttgaaaataatGGTATGCTTGCTCATTTTGTGTTGGAGAGGATGGATGAGCATTGTTTGGAATTTTGCCATTCTAAGAAAACATCTTCCTAGCTTCCACAAGGCTCATGAATTGGAAAGatagttattttaaaaaaaaaaaacaatttattaacaaaaatttgGTTTGTACATCTATGAAATATAGTGAGAATGTGAAAGTTTTCTCATGTAATTTGGAGCAATGGAATAGATAAatgttttttgttattttgagtTGGGAGAAGCTAGAGCAACCCACCGGGTTACTTACCCGTCTTTGGTGGCAGATGATATGGCGCTTGGTGGTAGATGATGTGGCATTAAAatggtagaaaaaaaaaatctgatttaGTATCTTGGAAATAAGCAATACaataattatacattaattaaacTACTTTAATTCCGTACAAATACATAAATGATGTCTTGAAAACAATCACTTACTTAAATAAAGTAGAAATAAGTATACAATAATCatatgtttttaaaattataatgtgatttaatattcaaataacccaaaaaaaagtaaaatccaATTTCAATATTCTACTTTATTCCATTGTAGTATTCTACTTCTTTCATGCCAACTTGCCATTGCTGCTGCTTGTTGCTGCTTCTGCTTACTCTTGATTACTATTATAgctttttgttcattattattgttgctTTCTTGTCCTTAAGTTCCTAAAATACAAAAGGTATAAATGCTTCCTTCACACTTTCGTTTAGAATTTGATTGATAAACATATAAAGAGGGTATTTGTTCATTTTAGTTGTCTCTTGTAATGTTTGTATTAGttccattaaaaataatactataGAAATCCCCACACTTTTCGGCACTCCCTCCTCTACCACCTTTACCACCACCATATATAGCTCACCCCGCACCACCTTTCGTTCTATGTAACAAGCATTCATTCCCCAGCACCCCCTCCCACTGGAACCACCACCTCACCCACCACCATAATTGAACCTACATCAATGGGGTGGCTATGGTTTCAAAGGAAATGTGATTATCCTCATTGGATGAATGGGGTTGAATTGTGGCAGagaaaagagagaaagagagggAGTATGGTGCTTATGGGTGGACAATTTTGCTACATCCTTAGGGCTGGTGATGGTGTTAGAGTTGTAGGTTGGTGATTTTTGTGGTGAGTTCTTGACGGAGGGTTGGAAAGGGGGTGGTTTCAGGTTAGGGAGAGGGAGTGATTTCAGGTTGGTGAGCTACAGTGGTGGTAGAGGTGGTGTGGGAGGGTTGTTGAGAAAGGTGGATGTTTAGGAGAACCCACCGTTTGAGTAATTCCTCTTCAATGATTGTGTTAGGAAGGGCGTTGGTGGTGATGGAGAGGGAAAGGGGTGGCAAGGCTTGGTGTTGGTGGGTAGTTTACAGGGAGGGGTGGCTGGTTGGAGAAGGTGGTGGTGCCTAAGAGGGGAGGGATTATTAAAGGTgagattttttctttctttcgtttcttgttttttttttaatataatttttttctgtttttttatttcttttgttttaaaaattataaaataaaagaaaattgaaaaagtaACTTGGTTGGTAGGTTTTAGGTTATTTGAACCATTAAAAGATAATAGGGTGCAAAGGTCGGatgtttcaaaaataaataaaagattagattaaaataaaatcacctAAAGgtggaatttttaaaaataatacttcttccgttcttttaagttcttccactttattATAACGGATAGTTTcataagttcttccactttagaatattttctatttttagaaagtttttatcctacttttaccccttaaaaccctctcttttcttttaatgtacccattttcttttatttataattaatttctctttcatactttcaatacaattattacttcacactactatttaattaaaataataatcactacaaccaaagattctctttttcttaatacgTGTGAAAAACCTGAAGTGGaagaacttaattttttttattaaattgaaattGCTTGTTGACATTGACTAATTTTTCAATTAGATAAAAGTTATGAATAAGGAGTACTGAAGTTAAAGTAATATTGAATGAAATTGAAATGAATACGTAGTATgtcaaatataataatattgagtTACATTAACCTAAACTAAAAAATAGATTCAGATGAATTAAATTAAAGCATGGTAAAATAGATTTATAAATTTGTCTTAATTTGGGACGAGCACTatcctttattttcattttaaagtcCTAATAACCTGTTTGATAACATATTATAAACAGTGTTGATATATAGTAAAAACCATTCAATGTAAATTatctttaaaaacaaattttattcaTCCTTTATATATTCATCCTCtgtaattttattcataattcaGTTTCATTGAAAATTCACCTTTTTACCTTCTAAGATCAAGAATATAAACAGATAAAAGAGTGTAAAGAAAGAATCAAAATACCAtctctttttttattagacTGAAATTTCATTATAGATGTCTTTTCGAAGACAAAGCATCCACGGTGCATTTGGCATATCATGAGAAAGTGCAAAGAAGCACTTGAATTTCAACCCTCAAAGTGAGgaaattctgaaaaaaaatgCGACGTGCTCTTCATGAGTCTTTATGTATTGAAGAATTTGAAAAAAGATGAGAAGACATTGatgaaaaatataagttaaaaggAGATTGATTgttttaatgaaatgtttaattTGAGGCATCGATGGGTTCCGATCCGGTAAATTTCAAAGATACCTTTCGGGCTGGAATGTCGAGCACACAACGTAGTgagattataaaaatttttttttaaagcttttgtgCCCCTCGACATCACATTGAAAGAATTTTTTTCAACAATATTGTCTTTCTCTAGGTAAACGAGCAAATGATGACGAAGTAGAAACATTTCGGTCACATAATAAACCCAACTTTGTGCCGCACCGAATATGTTATTAATAGTGTATTTCAAAGGATATACACATCAAAGAAATTTGAGGAGTTCCAAGAACAAGTGCGCCTGGTCACACACGCTAGTGCAGAAAAAGTTGAAGGTGATGCAAGATTATGTGTGTACAATGTGGTTACGAAAATGGCTAAATCGCCatttccactagtggaaaaaaatctcatttgttgcggttttttggccgccatatgctgcggttttgaccccaaTCATAAGTACTAGCAGCAGATGccttattttaaatgctgcaagtcaaaaccgcagcatatagtgtgttttttgaaattaaaaaaaatacaatatatGCTACGGTTCTCCACCGCAACacatagttatttttttttctttcgttttattgataatattaatttataaatattataatatacacAATTATAATATACACAAATTAAATCACCAAATAactatgtatatattataatatacacaattataatatatatatatatatatatatatatatatatatatatatatatatatatgtatatatatatatatatgtatatatatatatatatatgtatatatatgtatatatatatatatgtatgtatatatatatatatgtatgtatatatatatatatgtatgtatatatatatatatgtatatatatatatatatatatatatatatatatatatatatatatatatatatatatatatatatatgtatgtatacatatatatatatatatgtatacatatataaacatatatgtatacatatatatacatatatgtatacatatatatacatatatgtatatacatatatatacattaaaatcgtaaaaacgcaagttagcacgtaatttcaagaatatgactattgtttgcaattctaaccatttcaacacaataatatatactaaatagtgttgtgtgccaagttttatgcaaaacaaaccatgtttgaactactttatgcgagaaagtgccaaaacgattaaaaaaccttaaaaacgcaacttagcacgtaatttcaagcatatgacgatgatttttaattttaactaattcaacacaataatatataccaaatagtgttgtgtgccaaattgcatgtcaaacaaaccaagtttgaactactttatgcgagaaagtactaaaaacgcttatgactattattttcaattctaactctttcaatacaataatttataccaatgCAAACAGTGTTATGTACCTTTACTGTTTTTCCATTTCTGATATATGGCTCTCGAACTAGATCCTATTTGTCCACGcattttcttcattgtgctaCAATAATAACACATGAGAAAATTATAGGTATTGTATATATCAATGCATGTAATAGTATTAATGTAACTATGTATAACATTTAAATGAAATTGCATTGGTAAAAATAATTACGCATGCAACAAGACTTTAAATCTGgtgttgcgaggtgggcttGAGGTTTATGTAAAGAATCGAAGACGTACACGGTATTagtcaaaggacatatgacTAAGAGCATCCAATGAACACTaataatgcaaatttaaaatcaaaaaattagagaACATGTGAAGTTagataaaaataagatcaatttgaaaaataaaacctaCTCTTCAACATATGGAGTCAAAATGAACATGTGTTTTGCTGCAAGCGAATGTTTTAAAGTACCCTCAATATATGTTTTGACATTATCTGGCTTTTGGTCGCATCTAACACCCGCAATCGATTCAAGataaaaccatccaatttttattggaggttctcAACAATTCAGCTCATCAAAAGCCACacttagtgatggccacggtccgggttgggccggttctgTTCTGGTTCCATCCGGTTTCGGTTCCACCCGGtttcggttccatttggaacctgattcgaacgttccggttccaaacggttccttgacggttcatgaggcggttccggcggttccaactcgcgggtcggaccatcggttctatttttatttttcctttaaatatagtataaaaatactataataatgcggacgtacctttgatgattacttgattattagcgaaattcattgcttgtcatcgttattaaaaatatttactaaaaagaatgaaaaaaataaattaataagaaacgaatcaacgataaagaTGTTTAActaaaaaagagggagaaaatggcgatctaatgattggtagtaaaatccaattactttagtaaggacttctgtcttaaaacaC
This genomic interval carries:
- the LOC130805889 gene encoding protein IRX15-LIKE-like, yielding MKNTNTNTNNTKLILLHPYILKQGSSNRLWFLAFISIFTLIFLLTLICTRDSFSSLSSSSSSTASTVASTVMVGGSHTTAGYPLPKNVMNTLLHYSSNANTTEKMELVDTKSISDVLRRCPSPCNFLVFGLTHESLLWRALNNHGRTVFIDENRYYATYMEEKHPEIETYDVQYTTKLSEYKQLISSVKEQSHNECKPVQNLLFSECKLGINDLPNQFYDVDWDVILVDGPRGHWQEAPGRMSTIFTAGVLARSKKASARSGKTHVFVHDYNLDPQRISSEEFLCKENLVENNGMLAHFVLERMDEHCLEFCHSKKTSS